The Streptococcus mitis genomic sequence GACGAGGCTATCCGGGATATTTATATACAAATTTATCAACTCTATACGAAAGGGCTGGTCGCTTAGTTGGTAAAAAAGGTTCGGTGACACAGATTCCTATTTTAACAATGCCAGAAGATGACATAACACATCCAATTCCGGATTTAACTGGATACATTACTGAAGGGCAAATTATTTTGTCGCATGAGTTGTATAATCAAGGTTATCGTCCACCAATCAATGTTTTACCTTCTCTCTCTCGATTAAAAGATAAGGGATCTGGAGAAGGTAAAACTCGTGGAGATCATGCTCCAACTATGAATCAACTGTTTGCAGCCTATGCCCAAGGGAAAAAGGTTGAAGAGTTAGCAGTAGTATTAGGAGAATCGGCTTTATCTGATGTAGATAAATTGTATGTGAGGTTTACAAAGCGTTTTGAAGAAGAGTACATAAACCAAGGATTTTATAAAAATCGAAATATAGAAGATACGTTGAATCTTGGGTGGGAATTACTATCAATTCTTCCTAGAACAGAGTTAAAACGTATCAAAGATGATTTGCTTGATAAATACTTACCTTTGGTAGAAGTTTAATCCGGAAATGGAGTGATTATCGATGGTACGTTTGAATGTAAAACCAACTCGTATGGAATTGAATAACTTAAAGGAACGTTTGAAAACAGCTGAACGTGGACATAAGTTATTAAAGGATAAAAGAGATGAATTGATGAGGCGATTTATTTCTTTGATTCGTGAGAATAATCAACTTCGGAAAGAAGTAGAAAGTTATCTAATTGATAATCTAAAATCCTTTGCAGTTGCTAAATCATTAAAGAATTCTCAAATGGTGGAGGAATTATTTTCAATTCCATCGAAAGAAATTGAATTATTTGTTGAGAAAGAAAATATCATGAGTGTAACAGTTCCTAGAATGCATATGAATATTACTTCTCAAAATGAGAACAGTGAATACAGCTATTTATCTTCTAATAGTGAAATGGATGATGTATTTGCTACAATGAATAGTTTAATTGATAAATTACTAAGACTGGCAGAAGTTGAAAAAACGTGTCAGTTAATGGCTGATGAAATAGAAAAAACACGTAGACGTGTAAATGGTTTAGAATACTCGATTATTCCAAACTTGTCGGAAACTATTCATTATATAGAATTGAAACTAGAGGAGGCAGAAAGAGCCAATTTAGTTCGTATTATGAAAGTGAAGTAGATCCTTTATTTAGATTATTAATTAGATGAACAAATATCAGCTTGGATAAGGCTTTAAGACTTTCTAAGCTTTTTTATTGACAGTATCAGGATATCTTTTTCAAAATTTTGGTTTGTTAGATAATGAAAATGTTTCTACTAATCTAGATTTAGGATTAGTAAATCTTAAATGTAAGTATATAGAAAAAGATAAGTTAAAAAAAGATGTATTAGCAAGAGTTGGTCTAACTCATATTCATCTGGAACAAAAGATATATGAATTGTCTGGCGGTGAAGGACAACGTGTTGCTTTAGCGAAAATCATTCTTAAAAATCCACCATTAATACTTGCGGATGAGTTGACTGCATCGCTCGATCCTACGACTTCACAAGGAATTATGAAATTATTATTAGATATGAAAAATGAAAATCGTCTAATCATCATTGCAACTCATAATCCCGATATTTGGAATCAAGCAGATGAAGTTATAAATTTAAATCAATTATAGTTACAGTCAATAGATATCTTCTATATTTTAAAGTTATTTTATCTGAATCCGTAAAAGCAGTTCAATCTTGTACTGCTTTTTTCTTTTACGACTTACGCTGTTTGGTTTCATGAGCAAGCCCCTCAAAGTGAACTAATAACAAATCATGAGAAGTGATAGTGATGAAATTTCTGTAACGGATGTAGAGCGAATTGCTGAACCATTAAATGAGTATCTCTCGAAGTAGATGCGTCTATTTTGACTTCTAGTCTGATAGAATGGTAGTTTGAAAATGTAAATGATAGCTACTGTTCATAAAACATAGAAGGTATGTAGGGTGTTGTGAGAGGAGCTAGAAATTAGTACTTACCTGATTATTCCAACAACTCCAAAGATGTGATAAAAATTTCAACTACTCTTATCTATAATAAAGATACCTGTTCTTTGAAAATTGAATCCACTCCGTCTTGATTAGCGTGCCTGTGTAAGTAGGGACTGAGAGTATTTCCCTGTGAAGGGCAACTGGCACAAGACGTGTGTGAGAATTTTCTAACAGACACGGAGTTTATCGTTACCAGACTTAAACGATGCGACAAACTAGATAAAGGAGTTAATCATGAAAGTAGTAAACTTGTATGATTTGAAACAAATGGGAAATAAAGGTGGTTGTACCATCCAATTGATTCATCACTTTCCCTTTGGTATGGGCTTAGGACATCTCAAAAAAGACTACATTGAATTTAAACGCGTTGGTATCGTTGATGGGAAAGCAGTAGAAGTTACTCTTCGAGAACCTTATTCGAGAGATCTACTGCAGGTTGTCAAGTCGATTAAGCAACGTCAGAAATTGATAGCTTATCGTTATAAAGAAGGAAAGCTGCTATTTGTTAAGAAGGAGGCATCAGATGTCCTCTGAACAACAGGAACGAATGGCAGTTCAATATGCAGAGCGTAGTCTTTTATTTACTGTAAGAAGTCTTTTAAAGATTCTAGAATGGTCTAGACGTCAGGCTTTAGCACAGGATTCCGCCTATAAGATAGGAGTGCAGAAATTAGAAGAATTGCTACAATCTCCTTATTCGATTGATACGATTAATCTGAAAAAAGATTTTTTAGACAAACCAATTGATATAGAGAAATTTAAGTCTTTTTTAGAAAAAGAAGAGATTCCTTTAGCCCTCGCTTGGCAAGGGGATTCTCTACATTTCTACACGAAAGACCGTTCGATTCTAGACAATCATTTAGACCATCTGTTAGAAAAAATGGTTAATGATCCGGAGAAATTAGCTGATTTTACCATGGATCAGTCATTAGACGATGCTATTGATGAAGCTAAATCCCAAATTACCTTTAGACAAGAAGGAGCCGTCAAACAGAAAGAGATGGTGAGATGATGTACAGTGGAAAGAAATTCCTACTATTCTCACTGTTAGGCATCTTACTAGGCTATCTTTTTCATCGTTTGACGCTTTTGTATGATTCCTATACTGGAAATAGCTTAGATAAATGGACTCATCTCCTGATGGAAGGTCAAGATGAAGTTATTCAGTCGCCATGGAATGTTTCCTTTACTGGAAAATCAAGTGCTTTTTTTCTACTAGGTTTTGTGATGATGTTACTAGTTTATCTCTATCTAGAGACTGGTAAAAAACAATACCGAGAAGGAGTAGAATACGGGAGCGCCCGTTTTGGAACTCTAAAAGAAAAGAAGCTCTTTTACGGTAAGGAATTTTCTCATGATACGATCTTAGCACAAGATGTTCGTCTGACATTATTAGATAAAAAACCACCCCAATATGATAGAAATAAGAATATTGCGGTAATAGGAGGTTCAGGAAGTGGGAAGACATTTCGCTTTGTGAAACCCAATCTGATTCAGATGAATAGTTCAAATATTGTCGTGGATCCTAAAGATCACTTGGCCGAGAAAACAGGCAAACTCTTTTTAGAACATGGCTACCAAGTAAAGGTGTTAGATTTAGTCAATATGAAGAACTCAGATGGCTTCAATCCTTTTCGCTATATAGAGACAGAAAATGATTTGAATCGCATGCTGACGGTTTATTTTAATAACACCAAAGGTTCTGGCTCCCGAAGTGACCCATTTTGGGATGAAGCTTCTATGACTTTGGTACGAGCTTTAGCCTCCTACTTGGTCGATTTCTATAATCCACCCAAAACAAGAGAACAGCTCATAGAAGAAAGTCGTTTAAGTCAAAAAGAATACCAAAACTTGTTGAAACGTCAAAAAAAAGAAGTGGAAGAGCGAAAAAAACGAGGGCGTTATCCAAGTTTTGCTGAAATCTCAAAACTCATTAAACACTTATCCAAGGGTGAAAACCAAGAAAAAAGTGTCTTAGAAATTCTATTTGAAAATTATGCTAAAAAGTATGGGACTGAAAATTTTACCATGCGAAATTGGGCAGATTTCCAAAATTATAAGGATAAGACTCTGGATTCTGTTGTTGCTGTAACCACTGCTAAATTTGCCCTCTTCAATATTCAAAGTGTTATGGATTTGACCAAAAGAGATACCCTTGATATGAAGACGTGGGGCAAGGAAAAATCAATGATTTACTTAGTTATCCCAGATAACGATAGTACCTTTCGCTTTCTTTCAGCCCTCTTTTTTTCAACCGTATTTCAAACCCT encodes the following:
- a CDS encoding V-type ATP synthase subunit D, whose amino-acid sequence is MVRLNVKPTRMELNNLKERLKTAERGHKLLKDKRDELMRRFISLIRENNQLRKEVESYLIDNLKSFAVAKSLKNSQMVEELFSIPSKEIELFVEKENIMSVTVPRMHMNITSQNENSEYSYLSSNSEMDDVFATMNSLIDKLLRLAEVEKTCQLMADEIEKTRRRVNGLEYSIIPNLSETIHYIELKLEEAERANLVRIMKVK
- a CDS encoding VirD4-like conjugal transfer protein, CD1115 family; its protein translation is MYSGKKFLLFSLLGILLGYLFHRLTLLYDSYTGNSLDKWTHLLMEGQDEVIQSPWNVSFTGKSSAFFLLGFVMMLLVYLYLETGKKQYREGVEYGSARFGTLKEKKLFYGKEFSHDTILAQDVRLTLLDKKPPQYDRNKNIAVIGGSGSGKTFRFVKPNLIQMNSSNIVVDPKDHLAEKTGKLFLEHGYQVKVLDLVNMKNSDGFNPFRYIETENDLNRMLTVYFNNTKGSGSRSDPFWDEASMTLVRALASYLVDFYNPPKTREQLIEESRLSQKEYQNLLKRQKKEVEERKKRGRYPSFAEISKLIKHLSKGENQEKSVLEILFENYAKKYGTENFTMRNWADFQNYKDKTLDSVVAVTTAKFALFNIQSVMDLTKRDTLDMKTWGKEKSMIYLVIPDNDSTFRFLSALFFSTVFQTLTRQADIDFKGQLPLHVRVYLDEFANIGEIPDFAEQTSTVRSRNMSLVPILQNIAQLQGLYKEKEAWKTILGNCDSLVYLGGNDEDTFKFMSGLLGKQTIDVRNTSRSFGQTGSGSLSHQKIARDLMTPDEVGNMKRHECLVRIANMPVFKSKKYNSTKHPNWKYLANQETDERWWNYQINPLNQRQENHLEGFRIRDLTFESSLK